In Papio anubis isolate 15944 chromosome 17, Panubis1.0, whole genome shotgun sequence, the following are encoded in one genomic region:
- the MBTD1 gene encoding MBT domain-containing protein 1 isoform X9 produces MEGFSWGNYINSNSFIAAPVTCFKHAPMGTCWGDISENVRVEVPNTDCSLPTKVFWIAGIVKLAGYNALLRYEGFENDSGLDFWCNICGSDIHPVGWCAASGKPLVPPRTIQHKYTNWKAFLVKRLTGAKTLPPDFSQKVSESMQYPFKPCMRVEVVDKRHLCRTRVAVVESVIGGRLRLVYEESEDRTDDFWCHMHSPLIHHIGWSRSIGHRFKRSDITKKQDGHFDTPPHLFAKVKEVDQSGEWFKEGMKLEAIDPLNLSTICVATIRKVLADGFLMIGIDGSEAADGSDWFCYHATSPSIFPVGFCEINMIELTPPRGYTKLPFKWFDYLRETGSIAAPVKLFNKDVPNHGFRVGMKLEAVDLMEPRLICVATVTRIIHRLLRIHFDGWEEEYDQWVDCESPDLYPVGWCQLTGYQLQPPASQSSRENQSASSKQKKKAKSQQYKGHKKKRKMPIGKKPVSLSSLPMTGGVRRSFSGDEELTPPPYRTLPAQTALEAFPPPSTSREFSPSLKTVTTLQLKEELLDGEDYNFLQGASDQESNGSANFYIKQEP; encoded by the exons GCACCTATGGGGACCTGCTGGGGTGATATCTCAGAAAATGTGAGAGTAGAAGTTCCCAATACAGACTGCAGCCTACCTACCAAAGTCTTCTGGATTGCTGGAATTGTAAAATTAGCAG GTTACAATGCCCTTTTAAGATATGAAGGATTTGAAAATGACTCTGGTCTGGACTTCTGGTGCAATATATGTGGTTCTGATATCCATCCAGTTGGTTGGTGTGCAGCCAGCGGAAAACCTCTTGTTCCTCCTAGAA cTATTCAGCATAAATATACAAACTGGAAAGCTTTTCTAGTGAAACGACTTACTGGTGCCAAAACACTTCCTCCTGATTTCTCACAAAAG GTTTCAGAGAGTATGCAGTATCCTTTCAAACCTTGCATGAGAGTAGAAGTGGTTGACAAGAGGCATTTGTGTCGAACACGAGTAGCAGTGGTGGAAAGTGTAATTGGAGGAAGATTAAGACTAGTGTATGAAGAAAGCGAAGATAGAACAGATGACTTCTGGTGCCATATGCACAGCCCATTAATACATCATATCGGTTGGTCTCGAAGCATAGGTCATCGATTCAAAAGATCTG ATATTACAAAGAAACAGGATGGACATTTTGATACACCACCACATTTATTTGCTAAG GTAAAAGAAGTAGACCAGAGTGGGGAATGGTTcaaggaaggaatgaaattgGAAGCTATAGACCCATTAAATCTTTCTACAATATGTGTCGCAACCATTAGAAAG GTGCTAGCTGATGGATTCCTGATGATTGGGATCGATGGCTCAGAAGCAGCAGACGGATCTGACTGGTTCTGTTACCATGCAACCTCTCCTTCTATTTTTCCTGTCGGTTTCTGTGAAATTAACATGATTGAACTTACTCCACCCAGAG GTTACACAAAACTTCCTTTTAAATGGTTTGACTACCTCAGGGAAACTGGCTCCATTGCAGCACCAGTAAAACTATTTAATAAG GATGTTCCAAATCACGGATTTCGTGTAGGAATGAAATTAGAAGCAGTAGATCTCATGGAGCCACGTTTAATATGTGTAGCCACAGTAACTCGAATTATTCATCGTCTCTTGAGGATACATTTTGATGGATGGGAAGAAGAGTATGATCAGTGGGTAGACTGTGAGTCCCCTGACCTCTATCCTGTAGGGTGGTGTCAGTTAACTGGATATCAACTACAGCCTCCAGCATCACAGT catcaaGAGAAAACCAATCAGCTTcatcaaaacagaagaaaaaggctAAGTCCCAGCAATACAAAGGACATAAGAAAA AGAGGAAGATGCCAATTGGGAAGAAGCCTGTCAGTTTGTCGAGCCTGCCCATGACAGGTGGGGTGCGGAGGAGCTTCTCTGGTGACGAAGAGTTGACTCCTCCTCCATATCGAACCCTTCCAGCACAGACAGCCCTGGAGGCCTTCCCACCTCCCAGCACTAGCCGAGAGTTCAGTCCCAGCCTCAAAACAG TGACGACACTGCAGCTGAAGGAGGAGTTGCTGGATGGAGAGGACTATAATTTCCTCCAAGGAGCGTCTGATCAGGAAAGCAATGGCTCTGCCAACTTCTACATCAAACAAGAGCCATGA